Proteins encoded together in one Candidatus Bathyarchaeota archaeon window:
- a CDS encoding methylenetetrahydrofolate reductase: MGEAYSELMKQIKAGKFVFTGELEPVKSTNLQKVIEGAKILKGHVVAINITDNPTAFGYMNALVPSYLIQKEAGVEAVYQMTTRDRNRLALISDVLAAGALGIKNILALTGDHTTVGDTPQAKPVFDLDSATFVYMLRKMIDEGVDLNNNKIENPPKFNIGIAAAPNADPLEPEILKIERKVKIGVDFIQTQCVYSVEQAKNFLDAASHLNTPILLGIAPFKSVGMMKWMVEFVPGIKVPEEIQDRIRKAKERGGKEAIFAENIEIFSQMIREIRKTTNAAGLHMMAVGFEWIVPKIIEHTGLK; encoded by the coding sequence ATGGGCGAGGCTTACAGCGAACTGATGAAACAAATCAAAGCGGGAAAATTCGTTTTCACGGGGGAGCTTGAACCGGTAAAGTCAACAAATCTTCAGAAGGTTATTGAAGGAGCAAAAATTCTGAAGGGTCACGTGGTGGCTATAAATATTACAGATAATCCAACGGCTTTCGGTTATATGAATGCGCTTGTTCCATCCTACCTGATTCAGAAAGAAGCTGGTGTCGAAGCCGTCTATCAGATGACAACCCGTGATCGCAACCGCTTGGCTTTGATCTCCGATGTGTTAGCTGCTGGCGCGTTAGGAATAAAAAATATACTAGCTTTAACTGGAGATCACACCACAGTAGGCGATACTCCTCAAGCCAAGCCAGTTTTTGACCTTGACTCCGCAACCTTCGTCTATATGCTAAGAAAAATGATAGACGAAGGAGTCGACTTGAACAACAACAAGATTGAGAACCCGCCTAAATTTAACATCGGCATAGCGGCCGCACCAAACGCAGATCCGCTAGAGCCAGAAATTCTCAAAATCGAAAGAAAAGTAAAGATAGGAGTCGACTTCATCCAGACCCAGTGTGTCTACAGTGTCGAACAAGCAAAGAACTTTCTCGATGCAGCATCCCACCTTAACACCCCAATTCTCCTTGGAATAGCACCGTTCAAATCGGTAGGAATGATGAAATGGATGGTTGAATTTGTTCCAGGCATAAAAGTTCCAGAAGAGATACAAGATCGAATCCGCAAGGCAAAAGAAAGAGGGGGCAAAGAAGCAATTTTCGCAGAAAATATTGAGATTTTTAGCCAAATGATACGAGAAATAAGAAAGACGACCAACGCTGCAGGGCTTCATATGATGGCAGTAGGCTTTGAGTGGATTGTTCCGAAAATAATAGAACACACGGGATTGAAGTAG
- the cofE gene encoding coenzyme F420-0:L-glutamate ligase encodes MDVVQIIGIERLPIVKTGDDLAELICNAVESQGARIQNGDILVITHVIVSRAEGRVVNLDEVVPSEFAKNIAEQYGKDPALVEVVLRESKSIRRMGDGKLITETKHGFICANSGIDKSNVPGERNVALLPEDPDRSAEEIRGKIRRLTGCDVAVIISDTHGRPLRKGEINVAIGVAGIKALRDRRGESDLFGYVLRVKQTAIIDELASAAELAIGQANEGIPVAIIRGYDYLKSENAKTTDLIRPKEEDLFL; translated from the coding sequence ATGGATGTTGTTCAAATAATCGGGATTGAACGCTTACCGATTGTGAAAACAGGAGACGATTTAGCTGAGCTCATCTGTAATGCAGTGGAGAGCCAAGGGGCTCGCATCCAAAATGGGGATATACTTGTAATTACACATGTTATTGTTTCGCGTGCTGAAGGAAGAGTTGTGAACCTTGACGAGGTTGTGCCTTCTGAGTTTGCAAAAAACATAGCAGAGCAGTATGGAAAGGACCCAGCCTTGGTTGAGGTTGTTCTCCGAGAATCGAAAAGCATCAGACGCATGGGTGATGGGAAACTCATAACAGAAACCAAACATGGATTTATTTGCGCAAATTCCGGCATTGACAAATCCAATGTACCAGGAGAAAGAAACGTGGCTTTGCTGCCAGAGGACCCTGACCGTTCTGCCGAGGAAATTCGAGGAAAAATAAGAAGGTTAACTGGTTGTGATGTTGCAGTTATTATTTCTGATACCCACGGTCGCCCACTGCGAAAGGGTGAAATAAATGTGGCTATTGGGGTTGCCGGTATAAAGGCACTTAGAGACAGAAGAGGAGAAAGCGACTTATTCGGGTATGTTTTAAGGGTGAAACAAACAGCAATCATCGATGAGCTTGCCTCAGCTGCTGAACTAGCGATAGGACAAGCAAATGAAGGAATCCCAGTAGCTATAATCCGAGGATATGATTATCTGAAATCTGAAAATGCAAAGACGACTGATCTAATCAGACCAAAGGAAGAAGATCTGTTCCTCTAA
- a CDS encoding F420-dependent methylenetetrahydromethanopterin dehydrogenase has product MDQVKIVVFKCGNIATSPLFELLLDELADRQDIRIRTVTTGSKMSVEDVEEALPKIFEFNPNLIVSISPNPSISGPAKVREKLSSSDVPSVVISDAPAKRIKTKLEEQGLGYIIITGDPLIGARREFLDPIEMAIFNSNIIKVLAITGVYRIVHQEIDKLIHAIKKGASPALPKLIIDANAIRDCSDFENPYAKAKALAAYELAEKIAEINFQACFVEKESEKYIPLVASAHEIAQTAAKLAEEAREIEKYNDTLVRKPHSKKGNLKIKTKLMLPPTSDEEFHRKSLKK; this is encoded by the coding sequence ATGGACCAGGTTAAGATTGTGGTTTTTAAATGTGGCAATATTGCAACATCACCTTTATTTGAACTTCTCCTCGACGAACTTGCTGACCGTCAAGATATCAGAATCCGAACTGTGACCACGGGGTCAAAGATGAGTGTTGAAGATGTTGAAGAAGCTCTGCCAAAAATCTTCGAATTCAACCCCAATCTTATAGTTTCTATATCTCCCAATCCGTCGATATCTGGACCAGCAAAGGTGAGAGAGAAGTTATCAAGCAGTGACGTACCTAGTGTGGTTATTTCGGATGCCCCGGCAAAGCGCATTAAGACCAAACTTGAAGAGCAAGGCTTAGGCTACATAATTATCACGGGCGATCCACTCATCGGCGCGAGAAGAGAGTTTCTAGACCCGATAGAAATGGCAATTTTCAATTCCAACATTATAAAAGTGCTTGCGATTACTGGCGTCTACAGGATAGTTCACCAAGAAATCGATAAATTGATACACGCGATCAAAAAGGGAGCAAGCCCAGCTTTGCCCAAACTAATAATTGATGCCAACGCAATTCGAGACTGCTCTGATTTTGAAAATCCCTACGCAAAAGCCAAAGCATTAGCTGCATACGAGTTAGCTGAAAAGATCGCCGAGATTAATTTCCAAGCATGCTTCGTAGAGAAAGAAAGCGAGAAATACATTCCCCTTGTCGCTTCAGCACACGAAATAGCTCAGACAGCTGCCAAACTAGCCGAAGAAGCTAGAGAAATCGAAAAGTATAATGATACATTGGTGAGGAAACCCCATTCGAAAAAGGGGAACCTCAAAATCAAAACCAAGTTGATGCTTCCTCCAACTTCAGATGAAGAGTTCCACCGAAAATCGCTCAAGAAATAA
- a CDS encoding coenzyme F420 hydrogenase subunit beta produces MSFDKVSFEETLGTSVVASGKCIGCGACVVVCPFNCLEYMKEGPNLVKECQVCGICAQVCPQYEWSWPKVEDFVFGRERKAEEEFGVYRRLVVARAVDDGMVKFCQDGGVVTALLLFALENGLIDSAVVSGISPEKPLYPAPRLATTYEEILECAGTRYFYSPNILALTEGIKQKKTSTAFVGTPCQIRAIRKMQMCGLKKHTRPLMFLIGLMCSECFTYEGLAEKHIRDTLGLNLNDIIKINIKGKILVKTKSEVRTIPLATAKQYGRKSCRFCDDFSSELADISTGGLGLDGWTFIIIRTERGENLFSSAEKAGYLNVKTVDAETYALNLLAKLSRKKRKTREVC; encoded by the coding sequence ATGAGTTTTGATAAAGTAAGTTTTGAAGAAACCTTAGGAACAAGCGTTGTTGCATCTGGGAAATGCATTGGTTGTGGTGCATGTGTGGTTGTCTGCCCTTTCAATTGTTTAGAGTACATGAAAGAAGGACCTAACTTGGTGAAAGAATGCCAAGTCTGCGGCATCTGTGCACAAGTTTGTCCCCAATACGAGTGGTCGTGGCCCAAGGTAGAAGATTTTGTGTTTGGCAGAGAGAGGAAAGCTGAGGAAGAGTTCGGAGTTTATCGTCGACTTGTTGTGGCTCGAGCGGTGGATGACGGAATGGTGAAGTTTTGTCAGGATGGAGGCGTCGTTACTGCACTTTTGTTGTTTGCTTTAGAGAATGGACTTATTGACAGCGCAGTTGTTTCGGGGATCAGCCCAGAAAAACCTCTATATCCAGCTCCAAGATTAGCCACAACCTATGAGGAAATTTTGGAATGCGCCGGAACAAGATACTTCTATTCACCTAACATCTTAGCCTTGACAGAGGGAATCAAACAGAAAAAGACAAGCACAGCATTTGTTGGTACGCCGTGCCAAATCCGTGCAATCAGAAAAATGCAGATGTGTGGCTTAAAAAAGCATACTAGACCCCTAATGTTTCTGATAGGACTTATGTGCTCAGAATGTTTCACTTACGAAGGACTTGCAGAGAAACACATCCGTGATACATTAGGTCTTAACCTGAATGACATAATAAAAATAAACATTAAGGGAAAAATACTGGTTAAAACAAAATCTGAAGTCAGAACAATTCCTCTTGCGACAGCGAAGCAATATGGTCGAAAAAGCTGCAGATTCTGCGATGACTTTAGCTCTGAACTCGCAGATATCTCAACGGGAGGTCTAGGTTTAGATGGATGGACATTCATAATTATCCGCACAGAAAGAGGGGAAAATTTGTTCTCAAGTGCTGAAAAAGCCGGATACCTGAATGTTAAAACGGTAGATGCGGAAACATATGCCTTGAATTTATTGGCTAAGCTCTCGAGGAAGAAGAGAAAGACACGTGAGGTTTGCTGA